One genomic region from Pseudomonadota bacterium encodes:
- a CDS encoding roadblock/LC7 domain-containing protein yields MADGQMVMYEEEFNQIQRVCDKLVRDANAIVVFIVDKNGQLISTSGAYENLDTTSLASLTAGNIAATGGMAKLLKENEFATQFHEGERQNIHIQIVGQRVILVVIFDERSSLGLVRLRVRKATEELNSIFESLLKKMQDPDASTPFAEITDDDIDNLFND; encoded by the coding sequence ATGGCCGACGGGCAGATGGTCATGTACGAGGAGGAGTTCAACCAGATCCAGAGGGTCTGCGACAAGCTCGTGCGCGACGCCAACGCGATCGTCGTCTTCATCGTCGACAAGAACGGCCAGCTGATCTCGACCTCCGGCGCCTACGAGAACCTGGACACCACCTCGCTCGCCTCCCTGACGGCGGGCAACATCGCCGCCACCGGCGGCATGGCCAAGTTGCTGAAGGAGAACGAGTTCGCCACGCAGTTCCACGAGGGGGAGCGCCAGAACATCCACATCCAGATCGTGGGGCAGCGCGTGATCCTCGTGGTGATTTTCGACGAGCGATCCTCGCTCGGGTTGGTCCGGCTCCGCGTGCGCAAGGCCACCGAGGAGCTCAATTCGATTTTCGAGTCTCTGCTCAAGAAGATGCAGGATCCCGACGCGTCGACGCCGTTCGCCGAGATCACGGACGACGACATCGACAACTTGTTCAACGATTAG
- a CDS encoding GTPase domain-containing protein, which yields MSFINYSSREINCKIVYYGPGLCGKTTNLQYIYNRTNPEAKGKMISLATETERTLFFDFLPLSLGEIRGFKTRFHLYTVPGQVFYDASRKLILKGVDGVVFVADSQIERMEANIESVENLRFNLQEQGYDLDKIPYVVQYNKRDLPNVAAVDELRSLLNTGNAPDFEAVSTTGQGVFDTLKAIAKLVLTELKRGS from the coding sequence ATGTCGTTCATCAACTACTCATCTCGTGAAATCAACTGCAAGATCGTCTATTACGGCCCGGGCCTGTGCGGAAAGACGACGAACCTCCAGTACATCTACAATCGGACGAACCCCGAGGCCAAGGGAAAGATGATCTCGCTCGCCACCGAGACCGAGCGGACGCTGTTCTTCGACTTCCTGCCGTTGTCCCTGGGCGAGATCCGGGGTTTCAAGACGCGCTTCCACCTGTACACGGTGCCGGGGCAGGTCTTCTATGACGCCTCGCGCAAGCTGATCCTCAAGGGGGTCGACGGCGTGGTGTTCGTCGCGGACTCGCAGATCGAGCGCATGGAGGCGAACATCGAGTCCGTCGAGAACCTGCGCTTCAACCTGCAGGAGCAGGGATACGATCTCGACAAGATCCCCTACGTGGTTCAGTACAACAAGCGCGACCTGCCCAACGTGGCCGCGGTCGACGAGCTGCGCTCGTTGCTGAACACGGGAAACGCGCCGGACTTCGAGGCGGTGTCCACCACCGGCCAGGGCGTGTTCGACACCCTGAAGGCGATCGCGAAGCTGGTGCTCACCGAGCTGAAACGCGGGAGCTAG
- a CDS encoding OmpA family protein, giving the protein MSQRHAIRVLCGFVASALVVGCGIPEEQYNAKVMEADRLKKELAQAALQQQALEAQLDTVRQENRTLAGRLSELGDDVAKLLGEKSALSTDLEQTRDREARLKREQEAQRARMAKYRQVIEKFKSLVSSGKLKIRIQRGQMVVEMASNILFDVGKADLSEEGKIALGELSKVLMTITDRNFQVAGHTDNVPIESKRFPSNWELSTARAVTVVKFLQQGGVDAVHLSAAGYAEFMPAKSNDSEDGRSANRRIEITLMPNLDELPDLSGLEGEVSE; this is encoded by the coding sequence ATGAGTCAACGCCACGCAATCCGGGTCCTCTGCGGGTTCGTCGCTTCGGCGCTCGTCGTCGGGTGCGGGATACCCGAGGAGCAGTACAACGCCAAGGTGATGGAGGCCGATCGGCTGAAGAAGGAGCTCGCCCAGGCGGCGCTCCAGCAGCAGGCGCTGGAGGCGCAGCTCGACACGGTCCGCCAGGAGAACCGGACGCTCGCGGGCCGCCTGTCGGAGCTCGGCGACGACGTCGCGAAGCTGCTCGGCGAGAAGAGCGCGCTCTCGACCGACCTCGAGCAGACGCGCGATCGCGAGGCCCGGCTGAAGAGGGAGCAGGAGGCGCAGCGCGCGCGCATGGCGAAGTACCGCCAGGTGATCGAGAAGTTCAAGTCGCTCGTCTCCTCGGGCAAGCTGAAGATCCGGATCCAGCGCGGGCAGATGGTCGTCGAGATGGCGTCCAACATCCTTTTCGACGTGGGCAAGGCGGATCTCAGCGAAGAGGGCAAGATCGCGCTCGGCGAGCTCTCGAAGGTCCTCATGACCATCACGGATCGCAACTTCCAGGTGGCCGGCCACACGGACAACGTGCCGATCGAGTCCAAGAGGTTCCCGTCGAACTGGGAGCTCTCGACGGCGCGCGCGGTCACGGTGGTGAAGTTCCTGCAGCAGGGCGGCGTCGATGCGGTGCACCTCTCAGCCGCGGGCTACGCCGAGTTCATGCCGGCGAAGTCCAACGACAGCGAGGATGGGCGATCGGCCAACCGCCGCATCGAGATCACGCTCATGCCCAACCTCGACGAGCTCCCGGACCTGAGCGGGCTCGAAGGCGAAGTCTCCGAGTAG
- a CDS encoding SDR family oxidoreductase — protein MDLGLEGRKAIVCGASRGLGFAAARALVREGARVAVVARGASALEAAAGELEREGGPRPFAVAADLVVPGDRERAVREARAALGGVDALVLNTGGPPPGPFESHGIENWHLAIELALVSAAHLAALVLPEMRERRFGRIAQIVSIAGLEAVDGLILSNASRPAALGFAKALAREVAGDGVLVNSVCPGVFLTDRIRELALERARSRGITEDAFLAEFCGDIPIGRPGDPSEVGDLLAFLCSPRNTYITGAAIPIDGGKTRRLY, from the coding sequence ATGGATCTGGGGCTGGAAGGCAGGAAAGCGATCGTGTGCGGGGCGAGCCGTGGCCTCGGGTTCGCGGCCGCCCGCGCGCTCGTCAGGGAAGGGGCGCGCGTCGCCGTCGTGGCACGGGGTGCCTCGGCGCTCGAGGCAGCGGCCGGAGAGCTCGAACGGGAGGGCGGCCCGAGGCCGTTCGCCGTCGCCGCGGATCTCGTGGTGCCCGGGGATCGGGAGCGGGCCGTGCGGGAGGCGCGGGCCGCGCTCGGCGGCGTCGATGCGCTCGTGCTGAACACCGGCGGGCCGCCGCCCGGACCGTTCGAGAGCCACGGCATCGAGAACTGGCACCTCGCGATCGAGCTCGCCCTCGTGAGCGCGGCGCACCTCGCGGCGCTCGTGCTCCCCGAGATGCGGGAGCGGCGGTTCGGGCGGATCGCCCAGATCGTCTCCATCGCCGGGCTCGAGGCGGTCGACGGGCTGATCCTGTCGAACGCGTCGCGGCCCGCGGCGCTGGGCTTCGCCAAGGCGCTCGCCCGTGAGGTGGCCGGGGACGGCGTGCTCGTGAACAGCGTGTGCCCCGGCGTGTTCCTCACGGATCGCATCCGCGAGCTCGCCCTGGAGCGGGCCCGCTCCCGCGGGATCACGGAGGACGCGTTCCTCGCCGAGTTCTGCGGCGACATCCCGATCGGGCGCCCCGGGGATCCCTCCGAAGTCGGGGATCTCCTCGCGTTCCTGTGCTCGCCGCGAAACACGTACATCACCGGCGCCGCGATCCCGATCGACGGGGGAAAGACGCGGCGGCTCTACTAG
- a CDS encoding DUF3467 domain-containing protein yields the protein MADDREKKDGEGVAKGPVALKIGADPQVAKGVYSNLSIVHNNENEFVLDFIFAEPQRPQAHVVSRVIVNPKGAKRLMAGLAELVRRYEERFGEIPASSAPNVQGNYH from the coding sequence ATGGCGGACGACCGCGAGAAGAAGGACGGGGAGGGGGTCGCCAAGGGCCCGGTCGCGCTCAAGATCGGCGCGGACCCGCAGGTGGCCAAGGGCGTGTACTCGAACCTCTCCATCGTCCACAACAACGAAAACGAGTTCGTGCTCGACTTCATCTTCGCGGAGCCGCAGCGCCCGCAAGCGCACGTCGTCTCGCGCGTGATCGTGAACCCGAAGGGGGCGAAGCGCCTGATGGCCGGGCTCGCCGAGCTCGTGCGGCGTTACGAGGAGCGGTTCGGGGAGATCCCCGCCTCCTCCGCTCCGAATGTCCAGGGGAACTACCACTGA
- a CDS encoding tetratricopeptide repeat protein yields the protein MSKEKPNTCARCGVPIKPNQLLCNVCKAEATERTSIVPCLACGAANPSRAATCEACGAPLGSAHSPTEPTPEELPADAFETALEGRQAELRVLMDCFDVCVENSTVGGTIVTGETGMGVSTLLDAFAERLTGRIPKNRIFHVHCHADDDLFGPIRGLLRLRLREVEEEDPMTTRLKLTNFVGHTLGAGSAALVTETAHLLGYLANMPFPDSPVLRALESDQALLLKRVQEAVVRFLIADAVEGPAVFILDALHHATPESRALQLDVLNALGSIPLMVAMGGTEEIQDITDNPSVVRVRLEPLDDDVLRQLFRNFLPRLVDPPEELVQATIDRVAGNPGSLKQLCALLTETGVVDTSSEPWKADLSKLSMADMPVKVIDALKARLKRLDPRDRSVIKCAAIVGEVFWDEAVVALTRVGVRLKEDIGAGQIWADDSDAFTISSSLARLVERQFIVQLPDQDIEGSIKFAFARSGIRDDIRGEVDPAEAEKLNYLVAEWFSHASAKSGPRFAREEAEHWEAAGEKRRAALAYINAARDARQRHLNQKTIQLFQKGLSLADERDRVVIVDALHDLGSVHELLGQYEAAELYYTEMLRHAWILVHRGKAGAALNKIGRLYRARGDAAAARAFLDRGMALFKAAGDEKGVAACLGDLGELARRQGSYDRAFKLLNQALAIQRKLDNRPSIAVCLHSLGHVEAARGAYAQAERFLEEALELRRAAGDKGGMAHTMSALAIVLFNRGDLERAIARWEAALSLAEEVGDRRMMAILNNNLGEALRDQGKLDDSMRHFKACEQVVTTLDDRLLHSEVSRNIGILSQKMSDFEAARLQLERSLMLAKEVGGRELEGLALRALGELAATTMWDTSNVEAEDEAITYFEKALVIFRAIGNEFEVARSLHAYGNRLLERGDVNGGRAKLEEARNIFHRIQSKAGDKVARTISEIIRQPANAAEAAAERRKSVPPAAAAPREKKREAIPDMTDDLETRDD from the coding sequence ATGAGCAAGGAAAAGCCGAACACGTGCGCGCGCTGCGGCGTGCCCATCAAGCCGAACCAGCTGCTGTGCAACGTCTGCAAGGCGGAGGCGACGGAGCGCACCTCGATAGTCCCGTGCCTCGCGTGCGGCGCCGCCAACCCGTCCAGGGCCGCCACCTGCGAGGCGTGCGGCGCGCCTTTGGGCTCGGCGCACTCGCCGACCGAACCGACGCCCGAGGAGCTGCCGGCGGACGCGTTCGAGACCGCGCTCGAGGGCCGGCAGGCCGAGCTCCGCGTGCTGATGGACTGCTTCGACGTGTGCGTCGAGAACAGCACCGTCGGCGGCACGATCGTCACCGGCGAGACCGGCATGGGAGTCTCGACGCTCCTCGACGCCTTCGCCGAGCGGCTCACGGGCAGGATCCCGAAGAACCGGATCTTCCACGTGCACTGCCACGCCGACGACGATCTGTTTGGGCCGATCCGTGGCCTCCTGCGCCTCCGCCTGCGGGAAGTGGAGGAGGAGGATCCGATGACCACGCGCCTCAAGCTCACGAACTTCGTGGGCCACACCCTCGGCGCGGGCTCGGCCGCGCTCGTCACGGAGACGGCGCACCTCCTCGGCTACCTCGCGAACATGCCGTTCCCGGACAGCCCCGTGCTCCGCGCGCTCGAGTCCGACCAGGCGCTCCTGCTGAAGCGCGTCCAGGAGGCCGTCGTCCGCTTTCTCATCGCCGACGCCGTGGAGGGGCCGGCCGTGTTCATCCTCGACGCGCTGCACCACGCCACACCCGAGTCGCGCGCGCTGCAGCTGGACGTGCTCAACGCCCTGGGCTCGATCCCCCTCATGGTTGCCATGGGCGGCACGGAGGAGATCCAGGACATCACCGACAACCCGTCGGTCGTCCGCGTGCGGCTCGAGCCGCTCGACGACGACGTGCTGCGTCAGCTGTTCCGCAACTTCCTGCCCCGGCTCGTCGACCCGCCGGAGGAGCTCGTCCAGGCGACCATCGACCGGGTCGCCGGCAACCCCGGATCGCTCAAGCAGCTGTGCGCGCTGCTCACCGAGACCGGCGTCGTCGACACCTCCTCCGAGCCGTGGAAGGCCGATCTGTCGAAGCTCTCCATGGCCGACATGCCGGTGAAGGTGATCGACGCGCTCAAGGCGAGGCTCAAGCGGCTCGATCCGAGGGATCGGTCGGTCATCAAGTGCGCGGCGATCGTGGGCGAGGTGTTCTGGGACGAGGCGGTGGTCGCGCTCACGCGCGTCGGCGTGCGCCTCAAGGAGGACATCGGCGCCGGCCAGATCTGGGCCGACGACTCGGACGCGTTCACGATCTCCTCGTCGCTCGCCCGCCTCGTCGAACGGCAGTTCATCGTCCAGCTCCCGGACCAGGACATCGAGGGCTCGATCAAGTTCGCGTTCGCGCGATCCGGCATCCGGGACGACATCCGGGGCGAGGTGGACCCCGCCGAGGCGGAGAAGCTCAACTACCTCGTCGCGGAGTGGTTCAGCCACGCGAGCGCGAAGTCCGGCCCGCGCTTCGCCCGCGAGGAGGCGGAGCACTGGGAGGCGGCCGGCGAGAAGCGGCGCGCGGCGTTGGCCTACATCAACGCGGCGCGGGACGCCCGCCAACGCCACCTGAACCAGAAGACGATCCAGCTCTTCCAGAAGGGGCTCTCGCTCGCCGACGAGCGGGATCGCGTCGTCATTGTCGACGCGCTGCACGATCTCGGATCGGTGCACGAGCTCCTGGGCCAGTACGAGGCGGCGGAGCTCTACTACACGGAGATGCTGCGGCACGCGTGGATCCTCGTCCACCGCGGGAAGGCCGGCGCGGCGCTCAACAAGATCGGCAGGCTCTACAGGGCCCGCGGCGACGCCGCTGCGGCGCGCGCCTTCCTCGATCGCGGGATGGCGCTGTTCAAGGCCGCGGGCGACGAGAAGGGGGTCGCGGCCTGCCTCGGGGATCTCGGCGAGCTGGCGCGCCGGCAGGGTTCCTACGATCGCGCGTTCAAGCTGCTCAACCAGGCGCTCGCGATCCAGCGCAAGCTCGACAACAGGCCGTCGATCGCGGTCTGCCTGCACAGCCTCGGGCACGTGGAGGCGGCGCGCGGGGCCTACGCGCAGGCCGAGCGGTTCCTTGAGGAGGCGCTCGAGCTGCGGCGCGCGGCGGGCGACAAGGGCGGCATGGCGCACACGATGTCCGCGCTCGCCATCGTCCTGTTCAACCGCGGGGATCTCGAGCGCGCCATCGCGCGCTGGGAGGCCGCCCTGTCCCTGGCCGAGGAGGTCGGTGATCGCCGGATGATGGCGATCCTGAACAACAACCTCGGCGAGGCGCTGCGCGATCAGGGCAAGCTCGACGACTCGATGCGCCACTTCAAAGCGTGCGAGCAGGTCGTTACCACGCTCGACGACCGGCTGCTGCACTCGGAGGTCTCGCGCAACATCGGCATCCTCTCGCAGAAGATGAGCGACTTCGAGGCGGCGCGGCTCCAGCTCGAGAGGTCCCTCATGCTCGCCAAGGAGGTCGGCGGGCGTGAGCTCGAGGGGCTCGCGCTGCGGGCCCTGGGCGAGCTCGCGGCCACGACGATGTGGGACACGTCGAACGTCGAGGCCGAGGACGAGGCGATCACGTACTTCGAGAAGGCGCTCGTCATCTTCCGCGCCATCGGGAACGAGTTCGAGGTGGCGCGATCGCTCCACGCGTACGGCAACCGCCTGCTCGAGCGCGGCGACGTGAACGGCGGCCGCGCGAAGCTCGAGGAGGCGCGAAACATCTTCCACAGGATCCAGTCGAAGGCCGGGGACAAGGTGGCGCGCACGATCAGCGAGATCATCCGGCAGCCCGCCAACGCCGCAGAGGCCGCGGCGGAGCGGCGGAAGTCGGTGCCGCCGGCGGCGGCGGCGCCCCGCGAAAAGAAGCGCGAGGCCATCCCGGACATGACGGACGACCTCGAGACACGCGACGACTGA
- a CDS encoding secondary thiamine-phosphate synthase enzyme YjbQ, with product MKSHREELWFESRSRREYVNITVKVQAAIAASGIREGLCLVNAMHITASVYVNDDEPGLIHDYDDWLEGLAPHEPTDRYRHNRSGEDNGDAHLKRQIMGREVVLAVTKGALDLGPWEQVFYAEFDGRRRKRVLVKIIGE from the coding sequence ATGAAGAGCCATCGGGAAGAGCTGTGGTTCGAGTCGCGCTCGCGGCGCGAGTACGTCAACATCACGGTTAAGGTGCAGGCCGCGATCGCGGCGAGCGGGATCCGGGAGGGGCTCTGCCTCGTCAACGCGATGCACATCACGGCGAGCGTGTACGTGAACGACGACGAGCCCGGTCTCATCCACGACTACGACGACTGGCTCGAGGGGCTCGCGCCGCACGAGCCGACGGACCGCTACCGCCACAACCGGAGCGGCGAGGACAACGGCGACGCGCACCTGAAGCGGCAGATCATGGGGCGCGAGGTCGTGCTCGCGGTGACGAAGGGCGCCCTGGATCTCGGGCCGTGGGAGCAGGTCTTCTACGCCGAGTTCGACGGCCGCAGGCGCAAGCGCGTCCTCGTCAAGATCATCGGGGAGTGA
- a CDS encoding ATP-binding protein, translating to MAQLHVVLLVLGFSASLFLAALLLAYDWRARTNYSLRLLMLDGALWSLLGLVLYLPISLGHEVAIVRLSGLFLIVVPPLLLDFAYAFRGRRRDVIWFAVAVVSVAVVAIYVATDKGVASVARGPDGMVIVEDGDWIVFCKGLTALTLAVASWIMVRGVMGARDPALRNALLTIAIGALLSVAFIACGELASQSLSGRSFPFVSSSFLILIPFVSVAIFRHGFLSVDIAKIAADLFGNARDGIAILDRYDRVRQMNPAAIALIGLKGDVFSGARAAAIVPGWQEIAERSSAEVTVAGSGGAARSLSLSASTPTRGGKRLGRIIIIRDVTDKIRAKEALSRSRAELEAEVEHRTAELQRIQRMEAMGALTGSIAHDFNNLLAAIIGFATAARDDLPERHAIRRDLDEVLFAARRARETVSQLLAFGRQGVERREPLEVGGFLDGTLSFVEASLPVPISLRRALQSEKMYVMGDATQLHQVIVNLTTNAVQTIGPRKGTITVSTALLHLGADAGSARRSIEPGESVVITVTDDGPGIRRGDLDRVFDPFFVATNRGEGTGLGLPTALRIAQDHGGTITVDSDEGKGASFSVYLPLIDPPCGRDALESPNPTGSEHVLLVEGDPPSRRRTRRLLVSLGYRVTAHSSFDAALADYRGTPGAFDAVIAAAEIAGRSGLDLAGLLLEERPNARILLTCGGPTPELSDAAGRLGVFVMAERESAPEELAAALRRLIDATKDRTSQPPR from the coding sequence ATGGCGCAGCTGCACGTCGTGCTCCTCGTCCTCGGCTTCAGCGCGTCCCTCTTCCTGGCGGCGCTCCTCCTCGCCTACGATTGGCGGGCGCGGACGAACTACTCGCTTCGGCTCCTGATGCTGGACGGCGCCCTCTGGTCGCTTCTCGGCCTGGTGCTCTACCTGCCGATCTCCCTGGGACACGAGGTCGCGATCGTGCGGCTCTCCGGCCTCTTCCTGATCGTCGTGCCGCCCCTCCTCCTCGACTTCGCCTACGCGTTCCGCGGCCGTCGGAGGGACGTCATCTGGTTCGCGGTAGCGGTTGTTTCCGTCGCGGTCGTCGCGATCTACGTCGCCACGGACAAAGGCGTCGCCTCGGTCGCGCGCGGTCCCGACGGGATGGTGATCGTCGAGGACGGAGACTGGATCGTGTTCTGCAAGGGGCTGACCGCGCTCACCTTGGCGGTCGCGAGCTGGATCATGGTCCGCGGCGTCATGGGCGCGCGGGATCCGGCGCTGCGCAACGCGCTCCTGACAATCGCGATAGGCGCCCTCCTCTCGGTGGCGTTCATCGCCTGTGGCGAGCTCGCCTCCCAGTCCCTCAGCGGGAGGAGCTTCCCGTTCGTGTCGTCGTCGTTCCTCATCCTCATCCCGTTCGTGAGCGTCGCCATCTTCCGGCACGGGTTCCTCTCGGTCGACATCGCCAAGATCGCCGCTGACCTCTTCGGGAACGCGCGCGACGGGATCGCCATCCTCGACAGGTACGATCGCGTGCGTCAGATGAACCCCGCGGCGATAGCGCTCATCGGGCTCAAGGGCGACGTGTTCTCCGGCGCCCGGGCCGCGGCGATCGTCCCGGGGTGGCAGGAGATCGCCGAGCGCTCGAGCGCGGAGGTGACGGTGGCCGGATCGGGCGGCGCCGCGCGCAGCCTGTCGCTGTCGGCCTCGACGCCGACGCGGGGCGGCAAGCGGCTCGGGCGCATCATCATCATCCGCGACGTGACCGACAAGATCCGCGCCAAGGAGGCGCTCTCGCGTTCTCGGGCGGAGCTCGAGGCCGAGGTGGAGCACCGCACCGCGGAGCTCCAGCGCATCCAGCGCATGGAGGCGATGGGCGCGCTGACCGGCAGCATCGCCCACGACTTCAACAACCTGCTCGCGGCGATCATCGGCTTCGCGACCGCGGCCCGGGACGACCTGCCGGAGCGCCACGCGATCCGGCGCGATCTCGACGAGGTGCTCTTTGCGGCCCGGCGCGCCCGCGAAACGGTGAGCCAGCTCCTCGCCTTCGGCCGGCAGGGCGTCGAGCGGCGCGAGCCCCTCGAGGTCGGCGGGTTCCTCGACGGCACGCTGTCGTTCGTCGAGGCGTCACTCCCGGTCCCCATCAGCCTTCGGCGGGCGCTGCAAAGCGAGAAGATGTACGTCATGGGCGACGCCACGCAGCTGCACCAGGTGATCGTCAACCTGACGACGAACGCGGTGCAGACGATCGGCCCCCGCAAGGGGACGATCACCGTGAGCACGGCGCTTCTGCACCTCGGCGCGGACGCCGGCAGCGCGCGGCGCTCTATCGAGCCGGGCGAGTCGGTCGTCATCACCGTCACCGACGACGGGCCCGGCATCCGGCGCGGCGACCTGGACCGCGTCTTCGATCCGTTCTTCGTCGCGACGAACCGGGGCGAAGGGACGGGGCTCGGCCTGCCCACCGCGCTGCGCATCGCCCAGGATCACGGCGGCACGATCACGGTCGACAGCGACGAGGGGAAAGGCGCGTCGTTCTCGGTCTATCTCCCCCTGATCGATCCGCCGTGCGGGAGGGACGCGCTCGAGAGCCCCAACCCGACCGGCAGCGAGCACGTGCTCCTCGTCGAAGGGGATCCGCCGTCGCGGCGGCGGACGCGGCGGCTCCTCGTCTCGCTCGGCTACCGGGTCACCGCGCACTCGAGCTTCGACGCCGCGCTGGCCGACTACCGCGGCACGCCCGGGGCGTTCGACGCCGTGATCGCGGCGGCCGAGATCGCGGGCCGCAGCGGGCTCGACCTCGCTGGGCTCTTGCTCGAGGAGCGCCCGAACGCGCGGATCCTCCTGACGTGCGGCGGGCCGACCCCCGAGCTCTCGGACGCCGCCGGCCGGCTCGGCGTGTTCGTCATGGCGGAGCGGGAGTCCGCGCCGGAGGAGCTCGCCGCGGCGCTCCGGCGCCTGATCGACGCGACCAAGGACCGCACCTCGCAGCCGCCGCGGTGA
- a CDS encoding ATP-binding protein — MTWLFLIPFAALVTNLFVSAFVFGRRRQSPVNWAFLMFLGVWAIWLALELVLGTPAFADRGTLILRLMVPWWSALGLFYLNFVYELLDRKRDAVFFATLAATIAAIAGNLLTARVTTGYEIRWWGVADLRDPILHSLVCAPSLFGGFFGVALIARRYLVTTERSERRAFLIFLVGSAFTLGSIAVSNILLPNAFGLLAFARYGSSTAMFFLPMVYIAALRFQFLGFTVDSVADELFEDLSDGVVLLDADDKVTRMNRAARRLFGLGDATPLGAPVDTLLPAGARIAGDKETLLALEAGGGDRIVSMSPPIGLAGVPRPGCLLLLRDETEEREAQRVLRRSRDELEREARRRTAELKRVQRLEALGVLAGGIGHDFNNLLAAAMGFATAGRDELPEGHPVRDDLDEILLASRRGREIVRQMLAFSDDVSGTGRETDVAAAADEALKLLRVSCPAGVTIVRAWEKGGYGVDCDPTQLHQVIMNISKNGLHAMEGKGGVLRVEIERTEVDAAFAAENPPLEEGGHVRISITDDGTGMSAATHARIFEPFFTTKRTGEGTGLGLATALRIVHEHRGAILVETELGRGSAFRVYLPRSSIDHAARPSVAAQIRGGDERVMFIDDKEQVVRMGRRLLSSLGYAVTAFTDPVAAIEELERNPKGYDVVITDLAMPDVSGIDVGVRARAVAPSARLILISGNLTHAERDRASLAGFDAALEKPLSKDELAVALRHLIDGGGEAR, encoded by the coding sequence ATGACCTGGCTGTTCCTGATACCGTTCGCGGCGCTCGTCACGAACCTGTTCGTCTCGGCCTTCGTCTTCGGCCGCCGGCGCCAGAGCCCGGTCAACTGGGCGTTCCTCATGTTCCTCGGCGTGTGGGCGATCTGGCTGGCGCTCGAGCTCGTCCTCGGCACGCCGGCGTTCGCGGACCGCGGCACGCTGATCCTGCGGCTGATGGTCCCCTGGTGGTCCGCCCTCGGGCTCTTCTACCTGAACTTCGTCTACGAGCTGCTCGATCGCAAGCGGGACGCGGTCTTCTTCGCGACCCTCGCCGCGACGATCGCGGCGATCGCCGGCAACCTGCTCACCGCGCGCGTCACGACCGGCTACGAGATCCGGTGGTGGGGCGTCGCCGATCTGCGCGACCCGATCCTGCACTCCCTCGTCTGCGCGCCGTCGCTCTTCGGCGGCTTCTTCGGCGTGGCGCTCATCGCGCGCCGCTACCTCGTCACGACGGAGCGGAGCGAGCGGCGCGCCTTCCTGATCTTCCTCGTCGGCAGCGCGTTCACGCTGGGCTCGATCGCGGTCTCGAACATCCTCCTGCCGAACGCCTTCGGGCTGCTCGCGTTCGCGCGGTACGGCTCCTCGACCGCCATGTTCTTCCTCCCGATGGTCTACATCGCGGCGCTCCGGTTCCAGTTCCTGGGGTTCACCGTCGACAGCGTGGCCGACGAGCTGTTCGAGGATCTGAGCGACGGCGTCGTGCTGCTCGACGCCGACGACAAGGTGACCCGAATGAACCGCGCGGCGCGGCGGCTGTTCGGGCTCGGCGATGCGACCCCCCTGGGGGCGCCCGTCGACACGTTGCTCCCCGCCGGGGCCCGGATCGCCGGCGACAAGGAGACGCTGCTCGCGCTCGAGGCCGGCGGCGGCGATCGCATCGTCTCGATGTCGCCGCCCATCGGGCTCGCGGGGGTCCCGCGGCCGGGCTGCCTGCTGCTCCTGCGCGACGAAACCGAGGAGCGCGAGGCGCAGCGCGTGCTCCGTCGATCGCGCGACGAGCTGGAGCGCGAGGCGCGACGGCGAACGGCGGAGCTCAAGCGCGTCCAGCGGCTCGAGGCCCTCGGCGTGCTCGCCGGCGGCATCGGGCACGACTTCAACAACCTCCTCGCGGCGGCGATGGGCTTCGCCACGGCGGGTCGCGACGAGCTCCCGGAAGGGCATCCGGTGCGCGACGACCTCGACGAGATCCTGCTCGCCTCGCGGCGCGGCCGCGAGATCGTCCGCCAGATGCTCGCGTTCAGCGACGACGTCTCGGGGACCGGCCGCGAGACCGACGTCGCCGCGGCGGCCGACGAGGCGCTGAAGCTCCTGCGGGTGTCGTGCCCGGCCGGGGTCACCATCGTGCGCGCCTGGGAGAAGGGCGGCTACGGGGTGGACTGCGACCCGACGCAGCTGCACCAGGTGATCATGAACATCTCCAAGAACGGCCTGCACGCGATGGAGGGCAAGGGCGGCGTGCTTCGCGTCGAGATCGAGCGGACCGAGGTCGACGCCGCGTTCGCCGCCGAGAACCCGCCCCTCGAGGAGGGCGGCCACGTCCGCATCTCGATCACCGACGACGGCACCGGCATGAGCGCCGCGACGCACGCGCGCATCTTCGAGCCGTTCTTCACGACGAAGCGCACAGGAGAGGGCACCGGGCTCGGCCTCGCGACCGCGCTGCGCATCGTGCACGAGCACCGCGGGGCGATCCTCGTCGAGACCGAGCTCGGCCGAGGATCGGCCTTCCGCGTCTACCTCCCGCGCTCCTCGATCGATCACGCGGCGCGCCCGTCGGTGGCCGCGCAGATCCGCGGCGGCGACGAGCGCGTGATGTTCATCGACGACAAGGAGCAGGTCGTCCGCATGGGCCGCAGGCTCCTCTCCTCGCTCGGCTACGCCGTGACCGCGTTCACGGATCCGGTTGCGGCGATCGAGGAGCTCGAGCGCAACCCGAAGGGCTACGACGTCGTCATCACCGATCTGGCGATGCCGGACGTCTCGGGCATCGACGTCGGCGTTCGAGCGCGCGCCGTCGCCCCCTCGGCCCGCCTCATCCTGATCTCGGGCAACCTCACGCACGCGGAGAGGGATCGCGCCTCCCTGGCCGGCTTCGACGCCGCGCTCGAGAAGCCGCTCTCCAAGGACGAGCTCGCCGTGGCCCTCCGGCACCTCATCGACGGCGGCGGGGAGGCGCGGTGA